The sequence TCTCAAAAAAGGAAACGATGCGTAAATGTCATAACTGGAGGCAAAATGTTTTTCGGTTTCAATCCGCACTCTACAAATAGCTGTTGCAAACGTTTGCACCGCCCATTCCCATTTACTATCTAAAAATATAGCGATTGTTTATCGCCAACAATCGATAGTCTCGTTTCAGACCAACAGTCGAAGTTTCTATGCGCGCGTACGCATGCTGCCCCTACCTTTTCTATCCTCCTACATTCCATTATGTCACTTCAGAGCGTGTAGATTGGATGGAAATGACGTTTTCCcattttttatttgaataaaGGGACGTACTAACCCTATTGCCATGGAGAGGGCGTATAAACTGCAAACAGTGCGGTGCATTGTGGTTTGATGTCATAGAAATCCTTGGATAgaagtgggtgggggtgggtaaaGTTGTTTTCTTCCCTGTTCTATTAGTTTTTCTTATGTAAAGTAAAGCAAGTAACCTACCCTGTCTAATACAATGTTTGCTCTTTGTTATACCTGTCACTATATGCAAGGCATTCCGCTAAAGTCACAGGAAGTGAAAGTCTTGCTGTAAAGTCATTTCTGATTAAATGTTATACACAAACAATAGAGATTAAGTATGAGTATTTTATCCTTGGACCATAAAAACAACAGAAAGCAACGCAGTATAGGTACATCAAAAGGCCAAGGAACAGTATGTTATTGTAACTATATCTATCTGTTACTGTACAAGAACATTCAGACTCCACTGTTTGTGCTAACCCTTACTGAACTTTTCACCTCTCCACACTCATTGGTTATGTTGTACTTTGGTTCATAAAGGTGCAGTATCATTTTATGAAATTGAAGTTGATAAGATATCAACTTTCTCCTTAGCAGGTCATGCCTCTGCTGGTTCCCCTGTTATGTTTACAGATCATTCTGGACCAGACTTACTTTTTAACCAAACATTCCAAACGTATGGCAAAAATTGATTAATAATCCTTTAATTACtataatttttattttaagtATTACTCAAGGGACCCTCAAAAAATCCTAATTTATCCCAGGAGATAATATAATGTCAGTCCACATAAAAATCTGCAGTGGTGCTGTCTGTTGCTCAAAAGGCAAGTTACTCATAATCTTTATCTCACCTTATTCCACGATATTCGCCATTCTACAAATACATTCTTACTACTAAATGTGTAGAAATCCTTTCCTCAAAAATGACCATGTGGAAGAAACCTTACTGTTGAAATTCAGCCTATAGCTCAATAGACAGTGCTGAATCTGAGCCCAAATCCAGTCCTCCTGATGTCAACCTTGCTCTGGCAGATTAAGGGTTACACACAGGGGGCGTGTGTATCACAGATTGGCACCACACTGGGTCTGCAAAGCATCATGGGGGACCACGTCTGCCTGTGATGTCAGAGCAGCGACAGATTTCACAGTGGCGGAAGTTAGGGACATAAAAGGGAGGGGGTTGATATTTCTGTAAGAAATGCTGAATTTCCGACAAGAGAGTGTGGGGGTGGTCCACTGACTAAATGAAAGCTGtaagaggaaaaaaagatttGATATAACAGCTCCatgtctttttctttcagtgCAGTGCCACACATGTTTCAAAACTATGCTTAAAAGGTATTGCAGCATTTTTGTCCACAATTTTgagtaaataataatatatatcaaGTGTTTCTTAAAATCCTCAAATCATGCACATATTTATGAATATTTGAATGCTCAAATCTTTTATAATCCCTTTTCAGTGTACAGTAATTCCATTATTAACCAAGTATTACGAAGGTGGATGATGCATATAATGTGTCCCTCACCCGAGAAGACATGTTCTAACTGAATACAATGTCATCACAAATGTAATAGTGAAAAAGATTATTGCCAATTCAGAATAGGGTTTAAAAGACAATGTATTTGCCTTTAATAAGAGTGATGGGATAGGTTCATTGAAATGAGTCATAACTTAACAAAACACAATTGGGCTGTTTAAGCAACACATTAACTAACAAGCCACAGAATAAAGGTCCACATTCCAGTGCTGCAAGTCAAGGCACAGTGATGATAAATCAGAATTGCTTGGTATCCCTGATGCACCCTGGGATCCCAGCCATGTCAGGGCCCAGGTAACAGATGAGTGTTGGTGTTGAGCAACATGCCAGTGGGGGACAGCATACTCGCACCATCTCAAGTGATTTATGAGCTGCACTGGGAAAGCTTTGGAGGCTGCTTAAGGTAAAGCAGGTTAACAGACAGATCGTCTCTCTAGCTGTGATCGTGCATCGTTTCAGACCGAAACAGCAGAAGCAAGGACAAGGATGCGGTTTCCTGACCGGAATTAGGacaatgtctctttctcttaggATGCTTTGTCTTAAGGAGCTGCCACTTGTCGTCCCACGTGGGTACGAGTGTGTATTCTGTGTACCCCGTAGGCCTGATTTCCTCCATCAGGGAGAGCAACTGGAGGAGGTCTGCACAGTTTCAACCACTTCTGTTCCTGGGGTGACGCAGTTTCAGTATGGTTCCACACTCACAGACAAGGGGGGAAtccctgtgtgtaagtgtgcgtgtgtgcgcatatGGAGGAGACAATAGTTGCATGGAAGACTAGATCGTTTGATATTGTTCTACACGTCACATGTTTCCCGCTCACGCACTCTCACACCCACAAGCCACAAACTCCACCTGGGCCAACACAGTGGTTTGGAGTATTGGTAGTGATTCTGATGAGAAGATGCATCTCTGAACAGTATTGTTAAATAAGACTGGACATGGTTTATAGTTTGATTGATCCTTTTGGACATACTAAACCCCAGGCTTTTAGATGTTGCCCACTCCTCTCTCGATCAGTGGCTCACAATGGAAAAAAGGAAATGCAAATGAGGGATTTAAGGAAAAAAaggactgtggaagaaatgcACCACAATATCACAAATCATGACACCCACATATGTTGAAACCAGCTACTTGCTACAAGTGTGAATCTTGAGAACATACTGTATTTCAGATTTGTGCTGTTTTTAGACCATCGTGTATTGAAGGCGAGTTTGTAAGCACTGCATCTTGTATTAATGCCTAAAAAAGAAAGCCAGTGATAAAACAGTGAAACAAGCCTCTAATGATTGCAATAAACTAAGTTTGGAGGGAATGTTGTGGTTTAGTCAACAACATTGACCTGActcctgtggaaaaaacagtaCTTATTGAACAAGCTTTACTCATAATGATACTGTGCCGGTTTGTGAAAGTAAATGTCAGATATGGTGTATCCCATAGCCACACAAACATCAACGAGACATTTGGAAAGGTTCTGATCTGTGAAGTGCAATCAGGCAAAAGCGATTCAGGCCTGACAGTCTCTAGAGGGGACAGGAAAAGGACTGGATTTTGACAGACGTCCCTCGTCCAAGAGACCCACACTGGGAACAAGCTGTAGGCCGCTGCTGTCTTTAATTAGGTCACCCTGCTGAGGTTAACAAGACAAAACATAACATCCAAGCCTTCAGTGACAAGGTTAAGTTAAATGACATGAGTCTCTGTAGAGAGTCAGTCTGTTGCTTAATAGATATATGCTGTAACAGGTGTAGCTATTTGTTGCATCACATTACAGATTTGGATGGTCCTTTAACCCTTTACAATtggctgtacacaaacacaggcattaATCCAAATCAACAGAAGATCTTATTTGACAGAAATGAAAAAGGGACAAGAGGAAGGGTTCTTTAGAATGAAGGATAAAAGGTAAAGattaaagaaagagaaagagtatCAAATATTTCCTGTCAGACTGCATTAAATATGGTTCCTATAAATATATGGAGATGCTGGTATATTGGTGCCCCGCAGTAAAAATAGCCCTGTTTCCTAAGGGAAGTGATGACGTCCAAAAGCCTGCCTGCATCAGCAGCAACTGTTATCGCCGTCGCCGGGTAAAAGGGAGGCAGGGCATTGGCCATCAGTTGCCAAGGCAACACTGACATGCAGTGACGCAGGTAAGCGTtgtagagagggacagaggctgTGATTGGGTGcagggggtagtgtgtgtgtgtgtgtgtgtgtagagggggtgaAAGAAGATGCGTGGGTGGCAAAGATGGAGACAATAGTTACGAAATGACCCCCCCTTatccagtcaaagccagttgaTACAGTTAACATTTCAGCTTGGCAGTTACTGCCGATATGATTAGCATGCCCCTTGAGCCATGAATTGAGATGCGGAACAAATTGTATTTTTTCCACTAGGAAACAGGCTCATATTTATGCATTTCTGTTGAAATAATTTTTCTTATATTTAAGCAGGAGAGCTGTAGTTCACATAATGTGGAGCAATAAAGATGTAgaatcatgtacacacacagacatttacaATTCATCCCATATAATTTGACTCTGTTAGAAGACACCATCCAACCATGTCAATATCATTCATTTTATCACGCTGTCATCTGTGTGACATCCATCACTGTTGTGCTTTGAGTTTGTGCCAGGTAGTTATGTTGGTGTAGATTGTATCTGTATTTGTTTATATTGTACCTATGCAGTGTTTACTGTATATGAGGCTCTGTACAGATTTCTGCAACTAATTTCCTTGAAAAAGCACCATTGCTTTAAGGTTAGGATTAGGTATTAAAAAGTAAATACCATCAGTACTTTGAAAGTACTTTTCTATTATGGAAATCTTTTCATAATAAAAGTGCTTGGATTGTCAGTCCAGGAAGTGTATCTGTGGTGACACCTTGTGGCTTTTATAGAAATGAATTGTGTCTGTGCAGTGTACTGTACAGAGTTGGCATATTATCTTAGTGGTtggtatataataataataataatacattttattttccaaggcgcctttctcggcactcaaggacaccgtaCAGAGGTATATAAGAAACATTAAAAGCAGCAGACAAATTAGAAAtacaacattaaaaacaacagaaggaaACAGTGCAAACAACATTACGTGGAATAGGCAGTAGTAAAGAGATGTGTTTTGAGTTGTGATTTGAAATGGGGGAATTAATCACTATTTCTGATTTGGGGTGGTAGTGAGTTCCAGAGATGGGGAGCAGAGCGGCTGAATGCTCTTCCCATGGTGGTGAGACgggcagaggggacagacaggtgtatggaggaagaggatctgAGGGAGCGGGAGGTAGTGGGACCCTGGAGGAGATCAGAAAAATATTGGGGGGTGAGGTTGTGGATGGCCTTAAATGTAAACAGGAGAATCTTGTATTGTATGCGAAACTGAACCAGGAAGCCAGTGGAGCTGTTGAAGGACAGGAGTGATGTGGTGGATAGAGGGGGTGCTGAATTCTGGATCAGTTGAAGTTTATGGAGGGATTTGTGAGGGAGGCCAAAAAGGAGGGAGTTGCAATAATCTAAACGGGAGGTGACAAGACTGTGTACAAGAATGGCGGCAGTGTGGGGGGTAAGGGAGCGGCGGAGACGGTTGATATTTCGCAAGTGAAAGTAGGCAGACCGAGTGATGTTATTGATGTGGGGCTGAAAGGATAGTGTGCTGTCCAGGATGACACCCAGACTCTTAACCTTGGGGGATGGTGAAACGGAGGAGTTCTCAATAATAAGAGAAAAACTGTTGGTTTTGGATAAAGGGGATTTGGTGCCAATTTGGAGAACCTCGGTTTTATTACTGTTTAATTAGAGGAAGTTTTGGGTGAACCAGATTCTTATTTCAGTGTGgattttttatgttttcttaAACTTTGTGTTGAAGTCAGTGAGTAAagacataggcctactgtgttAGAGTAAGGAGTGTTTGTGAGACAGGGAACTATAACATTGTTTTAATGCATTAGATTTGGTTTAAAGATATAAATTATTCACTTTTAAACTAGGAACTGGGAATTATGGGTggattttgtatacaatacaCAAGGGCTTtcctgaatcagaatcagaattcggtttattcgccatgtatgttatacaaacacggaattttaCTGTGGCAGTAATGTCCTTCTTATTTCTTTGAAACATTTGGAATATTTCAATCAGCATTTGTGTGCATTAAGCCAAGAAAATGTGTATGCATATAGAACTATTCATATTCTTGTAATTATGCTACTCAATTATGTTATTACTTGTTGAACTGTGTAGTATGTTTAGGCACCCAGGTACAGAACAcaattatataaaatatatttagtGATCCAAGTTGTGTTAACCAATATGATAGTATGTATCATGTGGAATCTGTCCTAATTCAATGTTATAATTAAAATGGTAACAGCTCTCTAAATTAATAGTTTTAAGTTTAGAAAAGTGTCTCAAGCTGGCCTTTACAGTATACAGTGACCACCTTTTAACACTGTTAGCTCCTGTAGAAGtgcatcagtcaaaattaatcCAGCAATTTTCAAATTACTACATTAAGTACAAAGTCTTTAACAAAAAGGTTTTATTTTCATGTCTTCTCTGGTACATAAATTACAACATTGTTTTGATGtacaaaatgaaaaataaaatccACAAACGTAAAACCCTAGGATACAAACATGAGTCTAAATGCCAGAGAAAACTTTTGCAGAGATTCTTAGACATGTTCCATAATATAAATCAGCAACTAAAGTTCTCATTCAAATTACTTGCCAGGTGTACTACAGATAAATGGCAACAAATATTATACCATAAACTAAATGGCTCtgaatacaaaacaaaaagacaaaaataagattaaaacatgtttttcccCAAATTGGAGCACAGGAGGGAAAAAGTCACATTATTTTAATTAACCCCCAAAAAATATTGTGACAATTTGAGAGTTCACAATGAAAGTATGGTCAACCACACACAACTATGACAAGATACTGGTGTGAAATACCCTCAACTCATTAGATTTGTTTGAGTTACTCTCAAAACTCTAGACCTCCTTTCTTTCGTTTTCCCTCTGTTCAGTTCCGGGTCTCAGTGCTGGTTCTTAACACCCTGAGGTTTACCAGGTTTTTTGTTGTCTGGTTGCTGCTGTCCTCTGCCCACCCCTGGCATACCTCTGCCACGGCCGCCAAACAATCCTACACACAGGacagcaaaaacaaacacattgtaAAGCAAGAAAATGCCGTCATATTTTATCACCCAATTCTTTTTGTTTATTAATCAAGGTTATCATGGTTTGTGACATCATCTCCACACCACTTGTGCTGCcacaaaaaaaaattttttagGGGGAATTTAAGCTCCAGGTGCCATATATATGAGGGCCTATACCAGACACTGAGTGAACCGCAACCCGAAAAGCACAGGTTTGTTTGTGTTACCTCTGCCGGCTCCACCGCCACGACCCTTGCCCTGCTGTTTGTTCTGCTGCATGCCGCCTCGCCCACGGCCCTTggacaccacctcctccttcaccatgTCGATGATCTCATCGGGGATACGCAGATACTTGATGGTGCTCCCTCTGATATAGCACTCAGGCATCCTCCAAAACTTATCTCCATCCTAAAAACCACAGTGACAGTGTATTGTGAGGGTTAGACACAGTACTGGCACCATCAAGTGGCTATCAATGGATCAATCCTTGATTTGTGtccattattttattattaaattGGATGAATTGAGTAATATAGTACTGAAATGTGACTTTACCCTTGAGGTGCAGATTACTTCTCTCAAGTTGATGTTCATCCAGTTGTCGCAACTGACCAAATGTCCGTTGTACGTCTCTCCATTCTTCAGTTCCACCAGCTGACAAGGAGAAATGGAACAAGTTATAATCTAGTTAAGACCCAAACTAAGCTTTTCAAATCAGATGAATGCCGATTTGTTAACACATTGTTGTAATTTAATAAACTCAAATGATTATGTATGATCTAATAGAGTGGTGAGATAGAGGGTGAATCTCCATGTCTCTACGACTCAACTATGCATGCATAGACGGACAGCTTTTAAATCAACTTTACCATAGGGTGGTTCTGCGCAGTCTTCAGCAAAGAAAGAGGTAGCTGTTGAATTGATTAAACACACCATTAGCCATACTGCCAATCATATAACTCGCTTAAAATGTTAGATATGttatagttagctagctaaccaacAAAGCATGCTTTGGTAGACAGTTAACTTCGAAGCAAGGTTTGACTAGCTATCTATGTGCGCCCTAGCACAAGTATAGCTAGGTTGGTAGCTAGATTTaaactagcaagctagctaaatgTACAAGGGCTGAGCGAGCTAATACTAGCAGATGCATGGATAGCTTCTGTAGCAAGCTATCGCGGCTAGCTTACATGGCAGGCAAACTGAAACCGACTTTCCCTACGTCCAAGCAACCAGGATTCCTCACAAGTAACTACTTAACTTACCCCTAACATAGTAATTAACCTATCAAAAAAGTAAGGATACTTACCATTCTAACTGATTATATCAAAAACTTTAGCTATATTGAAAGCTAGCTTGCTGTTTCCCTCTTCATAGGCTGGTGGAAGTTTCTCTCGAGATGTCAATAATTCTGGCCAATTAGGCGACGGTAATGGTAGGTGATGGGCGGGACATCCGACTCTTGTCCCAAAGAGGAAAGACATAAAGGTTTTGTATTAACACAGAAGTGGTGTGGACTGGACGAGACCACAATCAGCTGTGAAAACAGCCTACACCCAGCCCTACACAAACGAAATCTTTCTTATCAAAAATAACTAGCTCGTCCTCTTTCTTCAGCTAGTGAGAAGATGGACAATAGTTCGCGGACTGTTGTTGTAACAGGTTAGTAAATGTTATGTTGAACTATTGCTTGAGTAACTACATTTCGGCTGTGAACAAAGCCACTCTGAAATGTGTGGAAAAGTTACGTGAAACTGCATCGGATATTTAAATAGTTGTTACTGCAAAGCTAGTTACACGAATTGCTTAAATATAGTGTCTGTCAATGTAGATATGTTAGTTTCGATCTCATTCCTCTGGCTGCTGGTCTAGTCTACGTGGAACCGTACGTTGGCTTCCAAAAATGCGCATGACAGTAACAAAGTGTTCAAGTAATATCGCTTAGATAACCCTTGACGTACACATTATAGCCGGCAGTGACATGTATTTTGACGAATTAATGCGTTTCTTGATTTCTAGGGCCACACACATCTCAGTACTAAAATATTTTCCACTTAAATTAACGTTTTAATGTGTTCTTAAACTATTTGTCCAACTTCACTGTATTTCATGACCAAGTTCACTGTCTTTTAACTACAATAAAGACCTGCTGGTTAGCTAGCTCGTCCACTTGTCCCCCAGACACAAAGGCCTGTTGAGGAGTGTGGTCAGTGGATAAAAGATGTGTAGATTGCCTGGGAATAGGGGCCTTCACAATAGAGAACTGGCTTGCAGCTGCCGACCTCAATCCCCCCTTTCGTCAGACAGACACTTCCCAGGGTCCCCAAGGGAACATGCCGGTAGCCCATTATTTACACAGGGAAGCAAACCTTTATTCGACCGTAACATCTACTGTATATTAACTACTACCAGGGCCGGCCCTTGGGTTTTGGGGGCCCTAAATAAAAATATTGTACGGGGCCCTTTtgattgtcttttttttttttttttttggggggggagaggggggggggaccaatCGCGGGGCCCTAAACAGATGTCCTGACTACTACACACATTTTCCACCAAATATGTGTTATTCACTTAATATGTGCATATATCTGTAAATAAAACCCATATGTTTAAATAAGCATACATTGTATTGTGGCACATATTTATGGAATAAAAGCAAGTCCTAATTGAAGGTTCTGTActcaaatagttttttttatagCTGTCATATTTTTCAGGGTTTGGGCCATTTGGAGAGCACTCAATCAATGCCAGTTGGGTAGCAGTTCAGGTACGAAAACCCCTGCGTATTGAAAAAGCTTTTATTTTAACATGATGTCATCCTCATCAACCTGTCTTTTATGTCAGTCAAGTGCTGTTTGCATTTCAGACACCATTGGCAGAAGACTTGTATATTGTATGTTTATGTATTGTATGTTAGTTAAATGTATTGTATGTTCATATAACATGAAGCCAACCACAGCAGGCGATAATAATTGTTCAAATTTCCAAAAAATTGCTTTTCCCCTATGTGTCTAACTTTCAAAAGTTACTTTTAGGTACAGTTGGTGAAGAAACAGAAAATTCTCTTTGTAAGATCAATGTTTACATAATTGACAATAGAAAATAGATTGTCTATCCCTATTGCATTGCGTAGGTGATAAGTCATGGTCATGTGTCTCTCTTTAAGCCACCCTGCTAATGGAGAGATACGTAATAAGGCTGAGTATGGCAGAAGTAGTGGTAAGATTCTGCATGGGCATATTGGAGAGGGACAATAGTTGTCAGGGTGTCTAGACGGACTTGATAAGGATATTAAAAGCAAACAATAGGGTCCTTTGTGGCAGGGTCAGGGACGTGGTCAAACAACCCTCTTTTCAATATTAATAGGGGTCTGGCGGCTGTGGCCAGTTGCCCTTTGTAGAGGATTGGGAAGCCCTATGTTAAAGTCATACTGATTTATCTTCCTCAAAATAATCATTCCCTTTTGAATTTGGATTTGTTGGCTTGACCGTTTCCTTTTTCCTGTCAAaaagggtgtcaggtggctgagcggttagggaattgggctagtaatctgaaggttgccagttcgattcccggccgagccaaatgacgttgtgtcattgggcaaagcacttcaccctacttgcctcaggggaatgtccctgtacttactgtaagtcgctctggataagagcgtctgctaaatgactaaatgtaatgtaaatgtaaaaagagatCATCTTGCAAATCTGATTAGGCCCAAGAAAATGTTAGGTTActtaaatgggagtcaggtggctgagcggttagggaagcgggctagtaatctgaaggttgccagttcgattcccggccgagtcaaatgacgtcgtgtcatttacatttagtcatttagcagacgctcttatccagagcgacttacagcaagtagggtgaagtgccttgcccaaggacacaacgtcagttggcatgaccgggaattgaactggcaaccttcggattactagcccgactccctcaccgctcagccaactgactaagagcgtctgctaaatgactaaatgtaaatgtgtagtgATTTCAATCCACTTATCACGTACCAAAGCCAAACTTATCCTCCAGTATCAGTTACCTCCTCACAGattctgtgtttttttgttgttatttttatttaaaggaACTGAAGAAGCTGGGCTTGGGCAATGACATACTGCATGTATGTGAAGTACCTGTGGAGTATCAGACCGTTCAGAGTTTGGTACCTTCGCTATGGAAAAAGTATCATCCACAAGTAAGATAAGATCATCTAATTTCACCTCTTCCTTGGCTACTTTTGAGTCATGTCATGTTAAATGCAGTTTGTCCTGCAGCAGTTAGTGAATTGAATACCATGTTATATTGTTCTCCTTGGAAACAGTTAATTGTTCATGTCGGAGTGTCCGCAATGGCAACGACAGTTACGCTGGAGAAGTGCGGTCGTAACCATGGCTACAAAGGTTTGGACAACAGCAGCTTCTGTCCAGATTCACAGTGTTGTGTTGTGGGAGGTCCTGATTGCATTGACTCTGTTATTGACATGGAATCTGTCTGCAAGAGAGTGGCAGCCACAGGCTTAGGGGTGGCCGTGTCCGTCTCCAAAGATGCTGGAAGGTAAATATCTACTTGTTTAGTTATGCTTGTGATATATTTCGAAACCACTAAAGTAATTACAAACCTGTCAAACATATATATAAGAACAGGATATTTTAATTTGgaagtatactgtagtacagtacatacagttcAGTACAGAAATTCATATTTTCTAGCATCTCTCAACGCCTCCCCGTCCCTATCTCTCCTTAACAGATACCTTTGTGACTTCACCTACTACACTTCTTTATACCTGAGCCGTGGACGATCTGCGTTCATCCATGTCCCCCCCATAGGGAATCCCTACAGTGGGGAAGTCCTGGGCCGGGCCCTGCAAGCTATTGTTCAAGAAATGCTGGACCTGCTGGACCAAGCTGAGGGGAAGATCCACTGCCAGCATGTACATTAAGTGACCCACTGAAGCCCTCCAAGCCTCTACCCCACTAACATACAAGACTAATTGCACTTACCCACAAGAAGCCAAACTATGTTTTTCTTTATTGTATCCTTGTCAGTAATTTCCACAAGTGCTTGACTCTGTACGGTTTTGTTCAGTGTTTTTCACACAGCGGCTAATGATTGGGAAGAGTCAAACTAATTGGGATGAGTGTAGTTGCATGCTCAGTTTAGACTTACATCCCATCTTATCTAGATTTGAGAAATTGTTCTGAAACACTGCCCTTTTACCTTAGTGTACTAGAATGTTTCACTTGAATTACAGGAAACCCCGTATACATGCATTTTCTTTAGTTATTTGACCACTGTTAATGCTCAGCTTCTTCTTTAATCAGATTCATCCATTAACTCTCATGCATATACAAACTTACTGATGTAGTCTCTAATGTAACTTTTATTGTAATATTCTAGTTTTAGGATTACAGCAATACTTATGTTTTTATACTCTATTCTCTTATAGAggtatcatttgaaatgaattTGCCCCCCAGGTTGTTTTTATACCTCCTTTCTGATAAAATACTTCTTCTTTAATGTCAAATGAGATGGGCAGTACTTGGGTATTCATATTTCTCTATTGTTTCACTTTGTCTTGATTCTAACTATCATGGCTCATTGAATCCCATGTATTTCATATATTTTGTCACACATTACATTGAACATATTGAACTTGTGAGACACATTCAAGTAGCACAAGAAGTAGCACAGTAAGAATCACAGAGATGATTTGTTTAGTTTTTACTGTATATTGAAGTGATTAAATGGTGCTGTCTTGAGGCATTGAGGCCTAGATGTTTTATAAAATATTTGATCTTTGAGCTGCAAATTGCGTAAACCA is a genomic window of Osmerus mordax isolate fOsmMor3 chromosome 26, fOsmMor3.pri, whole genome shotgun sequence containing:
- the lsm4 gene encoding U6 snRNA-associated Sm-like protein LSm4; amino-acid sequence: MLPLSLLKTAQNHPMLVELKNGETYNGHLVSCDNWMNINLREVICTSRDGDKFWRMPECYIRGSTIKYLRIPDEIIDMVKEEVVSKGRGRGGMQQNKQQGKGRGGGAGRGLFGGRGRGMPGVGRGQQQPDNKKPGKPQGVKNQH
- the pgpep1 gene encoding pyroglutamyl-peptidase 1 isoform X1, translated to MDNSSRTVVVTGFGPFGEHSINASWVAVQELKKLGLGNDILHVCEVPVEYQTVQSLVPSLWKKYHPQLIVHVGVSAMATTVTLEKCGRNHGYKGLDNSSFCPDSQCCVVGGPDCIDSVIDMESVCKRVAATGLGVAVSVSKDAGRYLCDFTYYTSLYLSRGRSAFIHVPPIGNPYSGEVLGRALQAIVQEMLDLLDQAEGKIHCQHVH
- the pgpep1 gene encoding pyroglutamyl-peptidase 1 isoform X2, with translation MERYVIRLSMAEVVELKKLGLGNDILHVCEVPVEYQTVQSLVPSLWKKYHPQLIVHVGVSAMATTVTLEKCGRNHGYKGLDNSSFCPDSQCCVVGGPDCIDSVIDMESVCKRVAATGLGVAVSVSKDAGRYLCDFTYYTSLYLSRGRSAFIHVPPIGNPYSGEVLGRALQAIVQEMLDLLDQAEGKIHCQHVH